The segment taGATAAGACTATATTTgaagataaattaaaaaatgaagattttttagaatatgataattatgctaataatttttatggaACATTAAAAAGTGAATATGATAAAgcaaaagaacaaaataaaatctGCTTATTTGAAATGAATATTAATGGTGTCAAACAATTGAAAAAATCaacacatataaaaaatgctctctatatatttattaaaccaCCAAGTACTGATGTACTCTTAAGTAGATTATTAACAAGAAATACAGAAAATCAAGAACAAATACAAAAACGTATGGAACAATTGAATATCGAATTACATGAAGCAAacttattaaattttaatttatcaatTATTAATGATGATTTAACATTAACATATCAACAGCTCAAAAATTATTTACTTAATTCATACATTCACTTGAATAATCACACAAGGAATTAAAactgtaatatatataaatatatatataataatatatatataataatatatatatataataatatatatataataatatatatgtaataatatatatgtaataatatatatataataatatatatgtaataatatatatatatatatatatattatatatatgat is part of the Plasmodium falciparum 3D7 genome assembly, chromosome: 9 genome and harbors:
- a CDS encoding guanylate kinase, producing MNNIYPLVICGPSGVGKGTLIKKLLNEFPNYFYFSVSCTTRKKREKEKEGVDYYFIDKTIFEDKLKNEDFLEYDNYANNFYGTLKSEYDKAKEQNKICLFEMNINGVKQLKKSTHIKNALYIFIKPPSTDVLLSRLLTRNTENQEQIQKRMEQLNIELHEANLLNFNLSIINDDLTLTYQQLKNYLLNSYIHLNNHTRN